The sequence AGTCGAAGGTGCTGTCCATCGACACGCACGTGGACATCTCGCCGGCGAATTTCACCGAGACCGGTCCCAACTACACGCAGAAGCTGCCGCGTACGCAGGTGGATCTCGTGAAGATGGAAGAGGGCGGACTCGCCAGCGCCTTCCTCGTGGTCTACGTCGGGCAGGCGCCCACGCTGGACGAAGCGAGCTTCGCGCGCGCCAATGCGCAGGCCATCGAGAAGTTCGATGCCATTCACCGGCTCACCGAAAAGCTCGCGCCCAATCGCGCGGAGATCGCCTACACCGCGGCCGACGCCCGTCGCATCCATGCGGCCGGCAAGCGGGTGATCTTCATCGGCGTCGAGAACGGATTCCCCATCGGCAGTGACATCACCAACGTCAAGAAGTTCTACGACCTCGGTGGACGGTACATGTCGCTGGCCCACAACGGACACAGCCAGCTGTCCGATTCCAACACCGGCGAACGTGACGGCGTGTGGTTGCACAACGGACTCAGCCCGCTCGGCCGGCAGGTGATCGCCGAGATGAACCGCGTGGGCATGATGATCGACGTGTCGCATCCGTCGAAGGCGTCGATGATGCAGACCATCGCGATCAGCAAGGCGCCCATCATCGGCTCGCACTCGGGCGTGCGCGCGATCTGCAATCACAGCCGCAACATGGACGACGAACAGCTCGACGCGCTCAAGAAGAACGGCGGCGTGATCCAGCTCGTGGCGTTC comes from Gemmatimonas aurantiaca and encodes:
- a CDS encoding dipeptidase; protein product: MTTSRTAFRALRPAFALAPLSLLSAAALSAQSGKPVTNEADVMARAKAIQSKVLSIDTHVDISPANFTETGPNYTQKLPRTQVDLVKMEEGGLASAFLVVYVGQAPTLDEASFARANAQAIEKFDAIHRLTEKLAPNRAEIAYTAADARRIHAAGKRVIFIGVENGFPIGSDITNVKKFYDLGGRYMSLAHNGHSQLSDSNTGERDGVWLHNGLSPLGRQVIAEMNRVGMMIDVSHPSKASMMQTIAISKAPIIGSHSGVRAICNHSRNMDDEQLDALKKNGGVIQLVAFNSYVKCDPKRDIPREEARAAAMEQLRKEYGITATGRQEQQAQIQALPNDKRNAYLAAQEDITARRYPSDPPATVKDFVDHIDYVVKRIGIDHVGISSDFDGGGGVDGWRNAGETVNVTAELVRRGYTNAEIDKIWGGNLLRVLDQVQKVAKNGGK